ACCTGTTCTTGAGTATTCAGGTTCtgtctgcttttaaaaaaatttatacaTGTTAATAAGTATTACCAGCTAATTTTTTTCTACAGTGTGAGTTGTCTATAACAGTTTTAATGTGTACTTCTAGCTGGATTATGAAATAACTATATGCTGGTTACACTGTTTAATGGTACATGTATGACTATGCACTACTGTGGGCCTAGTGCCCAGGGAGTGAGTACTGTGACAGAGCCTCTAAATTTGAGCTGTGAGTCACTGTGTAGGTGCAGGGAATAGAACCCATGTCCTTCAAAAAagctagtgttcttaactgctgagccatcttcctaaccCCTCAGCTTACCATTTTAAGGATTATGTGGACCTGTGTGATTGTCttgattttaattaaattttgaaaCATATGGTTTTTCTCACATTGACTTGAGCTTTTCAGAGTTGACCGTCTTAGTACTGAACACAGAAGGGTGCTGCTCAGTTAGCAGTGCCGTGCAGGAGTGGGGCTTGTGCTCCTTTAAGTCACAGTCAGATTAAACTCCACAGTTTAATACAGTGATAAATGTGCCTCCTACCCAGGTATATAGGAAGTGTTTCTTATCCCCACTCAGATTGAAACAACTAGTTAAGGAGGTCTATTTTTATCTTGTTGACCTTGAGGCAAGGCCACCCTGTAACCCAGAGGAGCCTGGAACTCTGATTCTCCTCCCTCTGCCACCAAAGTGCTGACAgtgtccctcctccctgccctgcttTTGAAAATGCACATTAGCAGAGGCCTGTATTGAGCACGGTTCCAAGCCACTGTTAAAGGGCTAGACATTCTTACCTGACATAACATGAAATCATATGGGCAATAACATTCATGTAAAATAATCTTCATATTTTTTGCATAGAATAAGAAGAATCTCCAGAACTGTTTTCCTGGAATGTATTTTTTATCATTACACTGTATTACTTGACCTAAAGTTGTGTATCAGTATCAGTTTGCCTTTAACTTGCCTCATCGGCTTTGTTGAGTAAGCTTTCATACTTGTGTTTGAATATGTAGACCTCTACTTTGAGTTTGTACTCTACCTTGGGAGTACTTCAGAagtaaatttttttctatatttttttctataatagTTCCTGTATAGTTACATGGTAGCACTATTCATTTCAAACCCTAGTCTTTCAATTTGGCAGGAGTCAATAAATGTGTATTCAATAATGCTTAAATTATTTCATAATTGGTTACCTTCCCTTctttcaaaaatagatgttcaaGAAAGAGTTCCTTCTTCATATTCACAGGGAGCAAGACCAAAAGAGAATGCCGCGAACACTTTACAGTTGAATTCATCCACCAATCACCAACTGCCTTCTGAGCATCAGACAGTACCAAGTTCTAGGGACTCTAGTAGAAGTTCTTTCAGATCCCATTTTTCTCCAAGACAATCAGAATCTTTTCGAAACAGTTCACATCCTGCATTTTCATATCTTTCAAGTAGAAATGAAACTCCAACTATAAGCAGTTCAGAAAGGGCTGGCTCGTCTCAGAGACCATTTCAAGAATCTTCTGACAATGAAGGTAGGCGTACAACTAGGAGATTGCTGTCACGGATAGCTTCTAGCATGTCATCTACCTTCTTTTCACGAAGATCTAGTCAAGATTCCTTAAATACAAGGTCACTGAGTTCCGAAAATTATATTTCTCCAAGAACCCTGACTTCACAGTCTCGGAATAATGGAGCATCATCTTCTGAAGTTAATGATGGCAGGGCGTCTGAAGCGTCTCAGGGATTTAGGTTTCTTAGGCGAAGATGGGGTTTGTCGTCTCTTAGCCAGAATCATAGCTCTGAACCAGATGCAGAAAACTTTAACCAAGAATCAGAAGGTAGAAATACAGGACCATGGTTGTCTTCCTCACTTAGAAATAGATGCACACCTTTGTTCTCTAGAAGGAGGCGAGAGGGAAGAGATGAGTCTTCAAGAATATCTCCATCAGATGTACCTCCTAGATCTCATCTTTTCAGAAGAGAATCAAATGAAGTAGTTCACCTTGAAGCACAGGGGGACTCCCTTGGGGCAGCTGCCAGCAGACCACAAGCATCCGGAGCATCAGGCAATGCTTCTGCAAGTGGATCCACACCAGATTTGCCACAGGGTGGAAGAAATACAGGAATAGCAGGGATCCTTCCTGGCTCCTTATTCCGGTTTGCAGTTCCGCCAGCACTTGGCAGTAACCTGACTGACAATGTCACGATTACCGTAGATATTATTCCTTCAGGTTGGAGTTCAGCTGATGGGAAAAGTGAAAAAGCTAAAAGTGCACCTTCAAGAGACCCAGAAAAACTTCAGAAAATCAAAGAAAGGTAAATTCGAGTATTCAACACACACTGTAAGATAGATCAGATTAGAGATTTAAAATAGCTCTCATCTAAAGTTTCTTACAAATGGTGATGTAACCATGAGGTATGTTCTGGGGCATAAATTTTATCAAGAAATGATGTAACTTGTCTTAATTTATCTTGATATATACAAATGCagattaatttctttttccatggaTAGAGCTGCTAAATGGAATTAATTAGGAAGAGGAACCAAATGGTAGCAAATTACCAATCTGTCTTAGCCTTTAATATATTAATTGGTTTAccactttttgtatttttcaattttcctttttaaagatatattaaatataagctattttcttgattttaaactttccacatttttatttcaaataacatTTACACTCCCCTAGTAATATTAGCTTTAATACTTGTTCATTATAGCAGTTTCCTCTGACTGTAATCTATCTGGAGCATATAGCTTAGAATTCTTACTTCACAGATATCTTTATTGATCTTGACTGGTTTACAGTGAGGTGCCACTCTGTCTAGTTAGGTAGGTTTggtcttgtttggttggttggttttgctttcttttgtttttgagacagggactcattaTATACCCCTGGTTGGCCTGGACCCAGTAGAGAtttacctgcttctgtctctcccaTGTGAATTAAAGACATATACTACTACCATGCTACATCCTAGATAATACAGTTTTAAAAGAGCATTTATCTTGACAGAGTTTGTagtatgtatttttgtgtgtttattgtatTTGGCCTCATAGATGAGAATTTTAAGACTTGACTGGTAAGTAAACAGGAAAATTGGATCTACTTAGTAAAATATAATTGAAACATAAGGGGAAAATGTTACATACAGAACAAAACGATTAGCTTTTTAGGAGTTTGTGCTTAATGTCATGATTCTGATTAAGTAAAGGCAGAAAGTTACCTTGTagcctgtgtgtctttctgttggTGTCTTGCTAATAACTTCACTCACACTGTCCAGGCTGTACTTCAGGAACAGTTTGTCACTAAGCACTGTCAGTTTACTGTGGGCCTCCTTCATGTGCTGTCAGTAAACTAACAAAATAGGAATTTTGACAGAAGCCTTTGCTTGTTAAAAGTGAATTTACATATAAATGGTACATGTTAGTCTGTATAAAAGAGGGCAATAGAAAAATGTGTGTTTTAAAGCCTTCCTTTTTAGATACCAGAACGATTCAGTAAGATTGTTGAGTAAATGATGgagaatttttaaatctttttaaaattttgattcaatgtgaataaaaaaaaagtcagttttgataacatgtaaatgagaaatacaatTCAATATGTTTGCAATTCATTGAAGTAGCCTTAAAATTCTTTCACAGTTGACAAAATGATGTGTGTTATCCTTTTACTATTGGATTTCCAGTAACCTAGAACACTTCAATAATTAAAATCTTAGTGATTTTGGAAAAGATGATCTTAAGATAGATTTCTAAAAAATGAAAGGTGACTCATTTAAAGCTGAGCAGCAATGCAGCTGGCCTTACTTATGGCGACATTGTACTCAGTGGCAAGAACTCTCAGGTCACGGTCTTTGTTGATTGCTGTACTCAGTAGAAATGTTAAGATTCAAATTCTGTATGATGAAATGGTTATCTAGGAATTAAGATAAGATAGTTCTGAATTATGTGCCTTCCCTTTCAGCCTCCTCTTAGAGGACtctgatgaagaagaagaaggggactTATGTAGAATTTGCCAGATGGCAGCAGCGTCATCATCTAATTTATTGATAGAGCCATGCAAATGCACTGGGAGTCTGCAGTATGTCCATCAAGAGTGTATGAAGAAGTGGTTACAGGCCAAAATTAATTCTGGTAAGATTACCCTTTTACATAATTTGTTTTCAGATTTTTTCCTAGAGATACACATATTATAGGTATTTCACCTAACAAatcttttataatttattattaaatttatccATACTTGTATACtacatataattataatttaaccAGTGGTTCCAACATATACTATCTTACACCATACTAAATGATGAGTCAGGCACACTCACTGTTTAACAGCTGTGTATTCTGAGAAAGATTTTGCCTGTGTCATTTATCAGGTTGTCAGGGAATTCTTTTTTGAGTATGTTCTCATGGTATTGCTTGTAAAGGGAGCACCTTTCTTAGGGTACACCTTTTAATTTTAGACCTCGATAATAAGAAACTGGCTTTCAGAAGGAAAAGAGCGTTTTAGCAGAGAGAGCAGCTACTAAGAAAGACTTAGGTGTATTTAAGGAACTGAGTGGTGGTGCATCTAATTAATAGTTGATTTCGGTTTGGTTGATACAGTTGTGATAAGAGAGCAGTAGCATAGGCTAGCTCGTGTAAGACTTATAAATAGGGATTAGAGCTTAAGTTTTTATCTAGATGTAATAGGAAGCCACTGAAGGAGGCAGAAttgaaattttttgtttgtttgtttgtttgtttgttgatttccCAAGACAGAGTTActctgtgtagcactggttgtcctggaactctatagaccaggctgacttcaaactcacagagatgagactgcctctgcttcccaggtcctgagactaaaggtgtccaccaccaccacctgtctAAAATGatcttattttgattttctgcTCTGGAGAATAGATTTCAGGGTAAGATCAGACCTGTAGCCTGGAAACCAAGCATAATCTATTCTCAAAATACTTGCTGGAGTTGGTGATTGATAATCAGAATGTGACATGCTGGTAGTTTTCATATAAATGGGATGGTATACGTAGGTCTTAGAGGTAGGTTCACTGAAATTTGCCAGGACATTAGATGTGataggaagagggagaaaaactAGGGAACATCTGTTGTTACCTTTAGAAAATAGGCCTTGTACTGAAataagaaaactggaaataaaattaGATTGACACAGGGTGACTCAGTTAGTTTTGGATATGTACTATATTTGAACTTCATTTTAGGTAACTACACAAAAACATCAGATAGGCTGTTAGCTAGACAAGCCTCATCATCTCAGAAGGACTACTCAAAATTAGTGTCCAGTACCACAACATCACCATATGTAATGCTGGAAGCTTTGCGCTTACATAAAGATCACCTAGAGAAAGACAAGGTATCAAAGAATTAGGCTAAGACAAATCCCTGGGGCACCCAATATGATTTGATTTGAGGACCAGCCTCTAGTCAGTCTAGTGGTAAGAAGATGAGAAAACATTACTTTGAGTAAGCCAAAATAATTGTGTAAAAGTGGGTATGATTAACTCTGCATTGATAAAGATTGAAGAACCTTAAGATTGGTAACCCACATAATGAGCTAAGGGTGTGATTTAAcaggataaagtgcttgctatggaAACTTAAGGGCCTGacttcagatccccagcacccatataaaaagccTAATATGACCCAGTCACAGCACTGGAGTTCCAGCTAGTCCAGCTAAATTGGAGAGTTTCCAGTTCAGTAACAGACACAGCACAGTGTCAAAGACTAGGTAGTGATAGAGGAGGACACTCAGTGTTAgtctctggcttccatgtgcacacacatgaacatgtaatACATACAGATTTTCTTAAGTGGAAAGACAAGATTGATAATGTATGTTAAAGGGAGATACTACCTTATAGGCTCTTTTCCCAACAAGCTGAGATACAAGGTAGCAAATTAGGATAGTATATGGGGTCAGgcaaaaacatttattttgaggTAGGGAAACATCTGAGCATGTTTTTGAGaggctttgggctggagagagggggaAATCCATGAAAAGGATCACAAGAAGGCATCTGGAGCACAAAGGCGGATGGAGGAGAGCAGTTTCCAGTCCAGGAGGCTAGTGTAGATAACGTGTGTTGGTTGATGTGTTTATTGCTTTGGTAAAAATGTATGGTCTGCTACATAATATGTTTCCACTTTCTTAGAAGAGAGCTTTAATTGAGGAACAGGTGAGCAGCTCTTTAGATGCTGTGAAAATAACATTCTGGGGTGGATATTAAGATCTTTAGGCAGCATTAGTGTCTATAATTTTAGAGATGGGGGAAATGGCTTGGTGACAGAGGACCTGCCTCAGGTCCTGCGTTTTAATACTCCTCTCTGACAAAACTATTGAAATGAaacacatgcatttttttttcttttctatttttcggagctggggaccgaacccagggccttgcgcttggtaggcaagcgctctaccactgagctaaatccccaaccccaaacacatGCATTTTTAAGAGAGTGGTTTATTCTTTGATTGGAATACGTCATACTTGGCTCCTTTGCTAATGAATAAAGATAAGTCCAAGATAATTTTGATAGTGGGAGTTAATCAGTTAGGGAGTAAGGATATCAATGTAATGTCATAGTATGGTGTTAAAATATGCTGGGGAATAGGAAACTTTCAGTTCCATTGTGTTCTTAGGGGAGCATTATGGTAACTAACTAGTCTATGACAATTTAAGGGAGATATAATGACTTCACATACAGCTCAGGTAAATGGATAGCATGGTTTCTCAGCTTGATACTTTGTCTTCCTATGAGGTGCAAAGGAAACTCCCAATTCCCAAACTCCGAAAGGTAGTCAGTCCATATATGCAGAGATGAGCTCAAGCTGGACTGTGAGAGTGCTGCTCATGGTCAGACAGAAAACTCCATGCTTCTGGAACTGGTGAAACCAGTTCCTCTTTGCCAAAAGATTTCCCTTAATTAACTCTGGTAGCTCTCCAATGACATATACCCGTGATTGCCTATCAAAGATTTTGCTGGTCTCCAGGTTCCTTTAGTGTCACAAGTACCTGTTCTGTGATCTCCTCCACCCTAGCATGCTGGTTTCTTACCTCCCCAGAGTTCCCTCCTTGATTCCCCTTCTACTCTCACTGCTTTCTGTTTCTCCCCTGCTGTTCTCCACTCTTATAGGTAGATCTATAAGATCTTCTTCCTCTGCTTTGGATCTCTCCAGATAACTCATTTCTCTCATTCACAATTAAAACCTCTCGGCTAATAATGGAGTGGACATGTTGGCAGTTTGACTACTCTGCTCCTTTAATGCCCTTTTCTTTAGGCTACTTTTTAAGAAAGGGTTTGAGTATGCTCTTATTCTTTTTCTCAGTCTCCAAAGTAGATTTGTGCAAGTTCATTTAATGATTGTGAGTAGAGTTGAATTTAAACCTCTCTTGGCTACTCATAAAACTTTAGGATAGTTTTCAATTGGTAGCCATATCTAATAATCCCCAAATA
This Rattus norvegicus strain BN/NHsdMcwi chromosome 3, GRCr8, whole genome shotgun sequence DNA region includes the following protein-coding sequences:
- the Marchf7 gene encoding E3 ubiquitin-protein ligase MARCHF7 isoform X2, which translates into the protein MALLIQTRARETLRMESKPSRIPRRISVQPSGSLSARMVSGNRGTSLNDSYHSRDSSFRLDSEYQSASASASASPYQSTWYSESEITQGARSRSQNQQRDHDSKRPKLSCTNCTSTSAGRNIGSGLNTLSDSSWRPGQVPRSSSMVLGSFGTDLMRERRDLERRRDSSISSLMDYSHRSGDFTAPAYVQERVPSSYSQGARPKENAANTLQLNSSTNHQLPSEHQTVPSSRDSSRSSFRSHFSPRQSESFRNSSHPAFSYLSSRNETPTISSSERAGSSQRPFQESSDNEGRRTTRRLLSRIASSMSSTFFSRRSSQDSLNTRSLSSENYISPRTLTSQSRNNGASSSEVNDGRASEASQGFRFLRRRWGLSSLSQNHSSEPDAENFNQESEGRNTGPWLSSSLRNRCTPLFSRRRREGRDESSRISPSDVPPRSHLFRRESNEVVHLEAQGDSLGAAASRPQASGASGNASASGSTPDLPQGGRNTGIAGILPGSLFRFAVPPALGSNLTDNVTITVDIIPSGWSSADGKSEKAKSAPSRDPEKLQKIKESLLLEDSDEEEEGDLCRICQMAAASSSNLLIEPCKCTGSLQYVHQECMKKWLQAKINSGSSLEAVTTCELCKEKLQLNLEDFDIHELHRAHANEQAEYEFISSGLYLVVLLHLCEQSFSDMMGNTIEPSTRVRFINLARTLQAHMEDLETVISQILLSFRG
- the Marchf7 gene encoding E3 ubiquitin-protein ligase MARCHF7 isoform X1; translation: MALLIQTRARETLRMESKPSRIPRRISVQPSGSLSARMVSGNRGTSLNDSYHSRDSSFRLDSEYQSASASASASPYQSTWYSESEITQGARSRSQNQQRDHDSKRPKLSCTNCTSTSAGRNIGSGLNTLSDSSWRPGQVPRSSSMVLGSFGTDLMRERRDLERRRDSSISSLMDYSHRSGDFTAPAYVQERVPSSYSQGARPKENAANTLQLNSSTNHQLPSEHQTVPSSRDSSRSSFRSHFSPRQSESFRNSSHPAFSYLSSRNETPTISSSERAGSSQRPFQESSDNEGRRTTRRLLSRIASSMSSTFFSRRSSQDSLNTRSLSSENYISPRTLTSQSRNNGASSSEVNDGRASEASQGFRFLRRRWGLSSLSQNHSSEPDAENFNQESEGRNTGPWLSSSLRNRCTPLFSRRRREGRDESSRISPSDVPPRSHLFRRESNEVVHLEAQGDSLGAAASRPQASGASGNASASGSTPDLPQGGRNTGIAGILPGSLFRFAVPPALGSNLTDNVTITVDIIPSGWSSADGKSEKAKSAPSRDPEKLQKIKESLLLEDSDEEEEGDLCRICQMAAASSSNLLIEPCKCTGSLQYVHQECMKKWLQAKINSGSSLEAVTTCELCKEKLQLNLEDFDIHELHRAHANEQAEYEFISSGLYLVVLLHLCEQSFSDMMGNTIEPSTRVRLQRMSSEDDGDHNRRLDIASLHLRQMDYL
- the Marchf7 gene encoding E3 ubiquitin-protein ligase MARCHF7, which gives rise to MESKPSRIPRRISVQPSGSLSARMVSGNRGTSLNDSYHSRDSSFRLDSEYQSASASASASPYQSTWYSESEITQGARSRSQNQQRDHDSKRPKLSCTNCTSTSAGRNIGSGLNTLSDSSWRPGQVPRSSSMVLGSFGTDLMRERRDLERRRDSSISSLMDYSHRSGDFTAPAYVQERVPSSYSQGARPKENAANTLQLNSSTNHQLPSEHQTVPSSRDSSRSSFRSHFSPRQSESFRNSSHPAFSYLSSRNETPTISSSERAGSSQRPFQESSDNEGRRTTRRLLSRIASSMSSTFFSRRSSQDSLNTRSLSSENYISPRTLTSQSRNNGASSSEVNDGRASEASQGFRFLRRRWGLSSLSQNHSSEPDAENFNQESEGRNTGPWLSSSLRNRCTPLFSRRRREGRDESSRISPSDVPPRSHLFRRESNEVVHLEAQGDSLGAAASRPQASGASGNASASGSTPDLPQGGRNTGIAGILPGSLFRFAVPPALGSNLTDNVTITVDIIPSGWSSADGKSEKAKSAPSRDPEKLQKIKESLLLEDSDEEEEGDLCRICQMAAASSSNLLIEPCKCTGSLQYVHQECMKKWLQAKINSGSSLEAVTTCELCKEKLQLNLEDFDIHELHRAHANEQAEYEFISSGLYLVVLLHLCEQSFSDMMGNTIEPSTRVRFINLARTLQAHMEDLETSEDEF
- the Marchf7 gene encoding E3 ubiquitin-protein ligase MARCHF7 isoform X3, producing MALLIQTRARETLRMESKPSRIPRRISVQPSGSLSARMVSGNRGTSLNDSYHSRDSSFRLDSEYQSASASASASPYQSTWYSESEITQGARSRSQNQQRDHDSKRPKLSCTNCTSTSAGRNIGSGLNTLSDSSWRPGQVPRSSSMVLGSFGTDLMRERRDLERRRDSSISSLMDYSHRSGDFTAPAYVQERVPSSYSQGARPKENAANTLQLNSSTNHQLPSEHQTVPSSRDSSRSSFRSHFSPRQSESFRNSSHPAFSYLSSRNETPTISSSERAGSSQRPFQESSDNEGRRTTRRLLSRIASSMSSTFFSRRSSQDSLNTRSLSSENYISPRTLTSQSRNNGASSSEVNDGRASEASQGFRFLRRRWGLSSLSQNHSSEPDAENFNQESEGRNTGPWLSSSLRNRCTPLFSRRRREGRDESSRISPSDVPPRSHLFRRESNEVVHLEAQGDSLGAAASRPQASGASGNASASGSTPDLPQGGRNTGIAGILPGSLFRFAVPPALGSNLTDNVTITVDIIPSGWSSADGKSEKAKSAPSRDPEKLQKIKESLLLEDSDEEEEGDLCRICQMAAASSSNLLIEPCKCTGSLQYVHQECMKKWLQAKINSGSSLEAVTTCELCKEKLQLNLEDFDIHELHRAHANEQAEYEFISSGLYLVVLLHLCEQSFSDMMGNTIEPSTRVRFINLARTLQAHMEDLETSEDEF